A stretch of the Leptospiraceae bacterium genome encodes the following:
- a CDS encoding tetratricopeptide repeat protein, which yields MRFIFALFLMGTVSIFAADMQEELKKNVKLEYEQKYLEALNGMKQILDSNHLDYFYNLRYAWLSYLNGNLSQSIEYYQKAIVLSPDSIEARIGQLKPLLALGKYKQSEIIAKSVMRKDPKNYTARSIMAYGFYLSGQFAQAEEIYESLLLDYPSDTEMLLGLAWTYVKRGKKQLARNRFLEALKTSPGNLRALEGLQYTGK from the coding sequence ATGAGATTTATATTCGCATTATTTCTAATGGGTACAGTTAGTATTTTTGCAGCTGATATGCAGGAAGAATTGAAGAAAAATGTAAAATTAGAGTATGAGCAAAAATATTTGGAAGCATTAAATGGTATGAAACAAATACTTGATTCCAATCACCTCGACTATTTTTATAACCTGCGCTACGCCTGGTTGAGTTATCTCAATGGAAATTTGAGCCAGTCTATAGAATATTACCAGAAAGCCATTGTTCTTTCTCCGGATTCTATTGAAGCGAGAATCGGACAACTAAAACCCTTGCTTGCATTAGGTAAATATAAACAATCGGAAATTATAGCCAAATCTGTAATGCGTAAAGATCCTAAAAACTATACAGCCAGAAGTATTATGGCTTATGGGTTTTATCTTTCCGGTCAATTTGCGCAGGCAGAAGAAATCTATGAGTCCTTACTCTTAGACTATCCTTCCGATACTGAAATGCTCCTCGGCCTGGCCTGGACTTACGTAAAGCGCGGTAAAAAACAGCTTGCCAGGAATCGATTTTTAGAAGCTTTAAAAACTTCACCGGGTAATCTACGGGCCTTAGAAGGTTTGCAGTACACGGGAAAATAA
- a CDS encoding tetratricopeptide repeat protein, with translation MNLIKLVLLLLTVWGSLIYSEESNLFELNAKANRFISENKCKDALEILQLIITKEPEHSIAYNRMAYCYAVLGEYDKSLEFYEKAYQISPNLDSLIGKQWVLLLKGKNSESVEVGKEALNLDGRNYWVLLRQAEAYYKMGEYQKSEELYRKIEELHGETAETIWRKGINKYLNGEMDNGLFLFWKAYEKNPKHAGARYSLGLPTEDSEFTLGLFYNPYSFQGSSLKGRGEKAGLFLSYFFLDSWTIRLGLANERLDNYNSTKGVWNYIFDEYNLIQYSYYTSRTEILSYLSNTYNTYKLYSLLTSPDYSIQHGSLGLSFYQSYRSNFYADVHYIRSNDSYTNGGVNVNVGLSYGKSSRIIGELGSISYPANNGMQASLAYHWAFHPNFYSKTKGIVQKMQVQQTDILLLQPNPIWTYSTTNTLTHNLAAIQETLGFTYKWFHVAIGGRLGKLYTPILEGQPVYNPSYMNGGGYGLIQYNYDHIGISLSGSRDFWKNSIGERNTSNSGSISLQVRF, from the coding sequence ATGAATCTGATTAAATTAGTTTTGCTATTGTTGACTGTCTGGGGAAGTTTGATTTATTCAGAAGAATCCAATCTCTTTGAATTAAATGCTAAGGCAAATCGTTTTATATCTGAGAATAAATGTAAGGATGCTCTTGAAATACTACAGCTCATTATCACGAAAGAACCGGAACATTCCATTGCTTATAACCGAATGGCGTATTGTTATGCAGTATTAGGAGAATACGATAAATCATTGGAATTTTACGAAAAAGCTTACCAGATTTCTCCAAATCTTGATTCACTAATCGGGAAACAGTGGGTATTATTACTAAAGGGTAAGAATTCAGAGAGTGTTGAAGTTGGCAAGGAAGCTTTGAATCTGGATGGAAGGAATTATTGGGTACTATTAAGACAGGCAGAAGCCTACTATAAAATGGGAGAGTATCAGAAGTCAGAAGAGCTTTATAGAAAAATAGAAGAGCTTCATGGAGAAACAGCAGAAACCATCTGGAGAAAAGGAATAAATAAATATTTGAACGGAGAGATGGATAACGGCCTTTTTCTTTTCTGGAAGGCTTATGAGAAAAACCCGAAACATGCAGGTGCAAGGTATTCCCTTGGCTTGCCGACGGAAGACTCCGAATTTACTCTCGGTCTTTTTTATAATCCCTATAGTTTTCAGGGTTCGAGTTTAAAAGGAAGGGGAGAAAAAGCCGGGCTTTTCTTGAGTTACTTTTTTTTAGATTCCTGGACAATTCGATTGGGTCTTGCCAATGAACGTTTGGATAATTATAACTCAACAAAGGGAGTCTGGAATTATATTTTTGATGAATACAACTTGATTCAATATTCTTATTATACAAGCAGAACGGAAATACTGTCTTATTTAAGTAATACCTATAATACTTATAAACTATATTCCCTTCTGACTTCACCCGATTACTCAATCCAACATGGTTCATTGGGATTGTCTTTTTATCAATCCTACAGAAGCAATTTTTATGCCGATGTTCATTATATTCGCAGCAATGATTCTTATACCAATGGAGGAGTTAATGTAAATGTAGGTCTAAGTTATGGAAAGAGTAGTCGAATTATAGGAGAACTCGGCAGTATCTCTTATCCTGCAAATAACGGGATGCAGGCTTCTCTCGCTTATCATTGGGCATTTCATCCCAATTTTTATAGTAAAACAAAAGGCATTGTTCAAAAAATGCAAGTTCAACAGACAGACATTTTATTATTACAGCCAAATCCTATTTGGACATACAGTACAACAAATACCCTGACTCATAATCTGGCAGCTATTCAAGAAACATTGGGATTTACATATAAGTGGTTTCATGTAGCTATAGGAGGGCGTTTGGGAAAATTATATACACCCATCCTGGAAGGGCAGCCGGTATATAACCCTTCTTATATGAATGGAGGAGGATACGGATTGATTCAATATAACTATGATCATATTGGAATAAGTCTATCAGGAAGTCGTGATTTTTGGAAAAATTCCATAGGGGAACGAAATACATCTAATAGTGGAAGCATATCTTTGCAGGTGAGGTTTTAA
- a CDS encoding urea transporter, with protein sequence MNLIKLLLEANLKAYSTVLFSSQSLVGFLILLTTFLNPQAGITGLLGAILSNLIAYLLGVHEDRIKKGLYGFNGLLFGLSISLYYEINISLLLMLLAACVVLIFVTLALEHSLGFFFGLPVLSIPFVIISIMVYLAFYNYQGFTLKSNYEPLKIDSYFPVLPSHINFYFKSFGAIFFQSSPWAGLIFSLILFYFSRIAFFLSILGYASGVAFHIFLKGNMIDISAGTVGFNHMLTAIAVGGIFLVPSPYTFILAIFASISSALIASFVKIFFINFSIPVLALPFVTVSLLFLHVARLLRNDRFRVVDFLPGSPENNLDYYKTRLERFGSTILDIRLPFSGKWKVSQGYSGKFTHKNLWKESLDFMAVDAEGNIRKGKDTTLNDYYTFGLPVLAPAVGRVVKVVNHLEDNPPGEMDNKENWGNLVLIEHSSYLYSQLSHLQKDSVLVKEGDIVQAGMKLGLAGSSGRSPEPHIHLHFQSTPEVGSTTVPLGFTQYTFYEDKEKRIQYNHVPKEEDIISNIVSDFNMKSFFSLAPGLSIPIRIVKNSGKLTKENWVSGVDFWGNRFIEDEKSNRLIFFLGKDSFSCLDYLGNPNTPLFLLYLAMYRVPFINSNAYWEDRLPYKHFSKLYIRIWKDFIQPFSDKLYLQWKAKMDVNSKENPILYSNVSHRGEKKILELSLEFTGNLPGLILVRNSENQWMIERDHESD encoded by the coding sequence ATGAACCTTATAAAACTTTTATTGGAAGCCAACCTCAAGGCTTATTCGACGGTGTTATTTAGTAGCCAGAGTCTGGTTGGCTTTTTAATTTTATTAACTACTTTTCTAAACCCTCAGGCCGGTATCACGGGGCTTCTGGGGGCCATTCTTTCCAATCTCATCGCCTATTTGCTTGGTGTTCATGAAGATAGGATAAAAAAAGGTTTATATGGTTTCAATGGACTTTTATTCGGTCTATCCATTAGCTTATATTATGAAATTAATATAAGCCTTTTGTTAATGCTATTGGCAGCCTGCGTAGTTCTTATTTTTGTAACCCTGGCACTGGAACACTCCCTCGGTTTCTTCTTTGGACTTCCGGTTCTTTCTATACCTTTCGTGATTATCAGTATTATGGTATATCTCGCATTTTATAACTATCAGGGTTTTACCTTAAAGTCAAACTATGAACCTTTGAAGATAGATTCTTATTTTCCAGTTTTACCATCGCATATTAACTTTTACTTTAAAAGTTTCGGGGCCATTTTTTTTCAATCGAGTCCCTGGGCAGGTTTAATTTTTTCCCTTATTTTATTCTATTTTAGTCGGATTGCTTTTTTTCTATCCATATTAGGGTATGCTAGCGGAGTAGCGTTTCATATCTTTTTGAAAGGAAATATGATTGATATAAGTGCAGGTACAGTAGGGTTTAACCATATGTTAACTGCAATTGCTGTAGGAGGGATCTTCTTAGTTCCCTCTCCCTATACATTTATTTTAGCGATTTTTGCTTCTATATCCAGTGCTTTAATTGCTTCCTTTGTAAAAATATTTTTCATAAATTTTAGTATACCGGTTTTAGCTTTGCCTTTTGTTACGGTATCTCTCTTGTTCTTGCATGTAGCCAGACTTTTGCGGAATGATAGATTTCGGGTGGTGGACTTCTTACCCGGTTCTCCGGAGAATAACCTCGATTATTATAAAACAAGGTTGGAAAGATTTGGTTCCACAATTCTAGACATACGACTTCCTTTTTCGGGTAAATGGAAAGTTTCGCAGGGCTATTCGGGAAAATTTACGCATAAAAATCTCTGGAAAGAAAGTTTGGATTTTATGGCAGTCGATGCAGAGGGGAATATCAGGAAAGGAAAAGATACTACTTTGAACGATTACTATACTTTCGGTTTGCCGGTTCTGGCACCGGCAGTAGGCAGGGTAGTAAAAGTAGTGAACCATCTCGAAGATAATCCTCCTGGGGAGATGGACAATAAGGAAAATTGGGGGAACCTGGTTCTTATCGAACATTCTTCTTACCTATATTCTCAGTTGTCTCATCTTCAGAAAGATTCAGTTCTTGTGAAAGAGGGAGATATTGTGCAAGCCGGAATGAAGCTTGGTTTGGCGGGAAGTTCAGGAAGAAGTCCGGAACCCCATATTCACCTTCATTTTCAAAGTACCCCGGAAGTAGGAAGTACTACTGTTCCTCTGGGATTTACACAGTATACTTTTTATGAAGATAAAGAAAAGAGAATCCAATATAATCATGTGCCGAAAGAAGAAGATATTATTTCCAACATTGTATCTGACTTTAATATGAAATCTTTTTTTTCCCTGGCCCCGGGTTTGAGTATTCCAATACGCATAGTGAAAAATAGCGGAAAGCTAACTAAGGAAAACTGGGTTTCCGGAGTTGATTTTTGGGGAAATCGCTTTATCGAAGATGAGAAATCAAACCGTTTGATATTTTTTTTGGGAAAAGATTCCTTTTCCTGTTTAGATTATTTAGGAAATCCGAATACACCCTTATTCTTATTATATCTTGCCATGTACCGTGTTCCTTTTATAAATTCTAATGCCTATTGGGAAGACAGGTTACCCTATAAACACTTCTCAAAATTGTATATAAGGATCTGGAAAGATTTTATTCAACCTTTTAGTGATAAATTGTATTTACAGTGGAAAGCAAAAATGGATGTGAACTCAAAGGAGAATCCGATTTTATATTCAAATGTTTCTCACCGAGGAGAAAAGAAAATCTTAGAGCTTTCTCTGGAGTTCACAGGTAACTTGCCCGGACTTATTCTTGTCAGGAATTCTGAAAACCAATGGATGATAGAAAGAGACCATGAATCTGATTAA
- a CDS encoding alanine racemase translates to MTKKAYSRPIIQRQYMGAANKFGGFSVPDSTVSLAGVAVEDLVKEFGSPLFVFIEDSLRKKVQELNQAFQSRYPSFQAAWSYKTNYLNAICKVFHEEGSWAEVVSAFEYEKARKNGIPGKRIIFNGPYKPYEALKKAALEGAKIHADHLDEISDLIKIAEEGGKTLEVALRINLDTGVYPLWSRFGFNLESGQALEAARKIKSSGGKVKVCGLHSHIGTFMLDAKPYNRAAKKIVDFYKRLRDELGQPMQYIDLGGGFASANKLKGQYLSNASILPSFDSYAEAITSGLYDAFSPDDPPPLFLETGRALVDEAGYLITSVVANKTMPNGKRSFVIDAGVNLLYTTAWYDLKVATAKNYTGTFEDVSLYGPLCMNIDMVRESCLLPNMQRGEKLVLHPVGAYNVTQWMQFIEMRPAIVMISKEGKVRLIRRKETVDDLLAIEEK, encoded by the coding sequence ATGACAAAAAAAGCTTATAGTCGTCCTATTATACAAAGACAATATATGGGAGCTGCCAATAAATTTGGTGGCTTTAGTGTACCTGATAGTACTGTCTCTCTTGCCGGAGTCGCCGTAGAAGATCTTGTAAAAGAATTTGGTTCACCGCTTTTCGTTTTTATAGAAGATAGTTTGCGAAAAAAAGTTCAGGAATTAAACCAGGCTTTCCAGTCCCGCTATCCGAGTTTTCAGGCCGCCTGGTCATATAAGACCAACTACTTAAATGCTATCTGTAAAGTTTTTCATGAGGAAGGAAGCTGGGCGGAAGTTGTATCGGCTTTTGAATATGAAAAAGCCAGGAAGAATGGAATACCCGGTAAAAGAATTATATTTAATGGACCGTATAAACCTTATGAAGCCCTAAAAAAAGCAGCTTTAGAAGGAGCTAAAATTCATGCAGATCATCTTGATGAAATATCAGATTTAATAAAAATAGCGGAAGAGGGTGGAAAAACTTTAGAAGTAGCACTCAGGATCAATTTAGATACGGGAGTTTATCCTCTCTGGAGTCGTTTTGGTTTTAACCTCGAATCGGGTCAGGCCCTCGAAGCTGCGAGAAAAATAAAAAGTAGCGGAGGGAAAGTAAAGGTATGCGGACTTCATAGTCACATCGGGACTTTTATGCTCGATGCAAAACCCTATAATCGAGCAGCTAAGAAAATTGTTGATTTTTATAAACGTTTGCGTGATGAATTAGGCCAGCCCATGCAATATATAGATCTGGGTGGAGGATTCGCATCTGCTAATAAACTAAAAGGTCAGTATCTTTCTAATGCCAGCATTCTTCCTTCTTTTGATTCTTATGCCGAAGCGATTACATCCGGCCTTTATGATGCGTTTTCTCCGGATGATCCTCCCCCTCTATTTTTGGAAACGGGCAGGGCACTGGTAGATGAAGCAGGTTATCTTATCACTTCCGTAGTTGCCAATAAAACTATGCCGAACGGGAAGCGTAGTTTCGTAATTGATGCCGGTGTGAATTTATTATACACTACCGCCTGGTACGATTTGAAGGTAGCCACGGCTAAAAATTATACAGGAACCTTTGAAGATGTGAGTTTATACGGACCTCTGTGCATGAACATCGATATGGTTCGTGAGAGTTGTTTATTACCGAATATGCAAAGGGGAGAGAAGCTGGTCTTGCACCCGGTAGGAGCCTATAATGTAACCCAGTGGATGCAATTTATTGAGATGAGACCGGCCATAGTCATGATAAGCAAAGAAGGAAAAGTAAGGTTGATACGTCGGAAAGAAACAGTAGATGATTTACTCGCTATCGAAGAGAAGTAG
- a CDS encoding ATP-grasp domain-containing protein, with amino-acid sequence MKSLRIAVSGLNASDNPGPGVPVLRSLKESKDEIHLIGLAYDVLEPGNFMEDLIESSYVIPYPRSGPELLLERIKYIHSKERLDMIFPTLDSELDNYISIQNELKQLGIRTFLPGKEQLHMRDKSVLKENLEEAGIALPKTLVLQDAAGIHQAMTELTFPILVKGIFYEAYLARTIEEAIGFFYHLAAKWGIPVILQECIIGEECNVAAIAKKGKTIGSVCMKKMFLTDKGKAWAGVSIRNEEVLQVSENILKYIQWDGGCELEYIIEEKTGKVFLLEINPRFPAWIYLATAAGQNLPLMQVKLAMGEELRKQEEYRVGTVFVRHSRDEIIPLSSLDSLSTKAEISYRSKE; translated from the coding sequence ATGAAGTCTTTACGAATAGCGGTTAGCGGTTTAAATGCCAGTGATAACCCCGGTCCCGGTGTTCCGGTTTTACGATCTTTAAAAGAGTCAAAAGATGAAATTCATCTTATCGGTCTGGCTTATGATGTATTAGAACCCGGTAATTTTATGGAGGACTTAATTGAATCCTCCTATGTGATTCCTTACCCACGTTCCGGTCCGGAATTACTTTTGGAAAGAATTAAATATATTCATTCCAAAGAAAGGTTAGATATGATCTTTCCTACACTCGATTCTGAACTGGATAATTACATTTCCATCCAAAATGAACTGAAACAACTGGGGATTCGAACCTTCTTGCCCGGCAAAGAGCAGCTTCATATGCGAGACAAATCTGTCTTGAAAGAGAATCTGGAAGAAGCAGGGATCGCATTGCCGAAAACTTTAGTTTTACAGGATGCAGCAGGTATTCATCAGGCTATGACCGAATTAACTTTTCCAATTCTTGTGAAAGGTATTTTTTATGAAGCTTATCTCGCACGAACTATCGAAGAAGCTATAGGATTCTTTTATCATCTTGCTGCTAAATGGGGAATTCCTGTAATTTTGCAGGAATGTATAATTGGTGAGGAGTGCAATGTGGCTGCAATTGCGAAGAAAGGGAAAACTATAGGTTCGGTTTGCATGAAAAAAATGTTTTTAACCGATAAGGGAAAAGCCTGGGCGGGAGTGAGTATTCGAAATGAAGAAGTTTTACAAGTTTCTGAGAATATTCTAAAATACATACAATGGGATGGAGGTTGTGAGTTAGAATATATTATAGAAGAAAAAACCGGAAAAGTTTTTCTTTTAGAGATAAATCCCCGTTTTCCTGCCTGGATTTATCTGGCAACAGCAGCCGGGCAAAACTTACCCCTGATGCAAGTCAAGCTGGCAATGGGAGAGGAACTTCGAAAACAGGAGGAATACCGGGTCGGAACGGTATTTGTTCGGCATAGTCGGGACGAAATCATCCCTCTCTCGTCTCTCGACTCTTTATCAACTAAAGCAGAAATTTCTTACAGGAGTAAAGAATGA
- a CDS encoding HPr-rel-A system PqqD family peptide chaperone yields MNYQKLRTLAISDTGFMFDPTTGRTYTLNETGIFIVHQLKKEKSREEIIEGLLDEYETEKEQAERDLSDFLIQLKELGISG; encoded by the coding sequence ATGAATTATCAAAAGTTACGAACTCTGGCTATAAGCGATACAGGTTTTATGTTTGATCCAACAACCGGTAGAACCTATACATTAAATGAAACCGGAATCTTTATTGTGCACCAGCTTAAGAAGGAAAAGTCCAGAGAGGAAATTATAGAAGGACTTTTAGATGAATATGAAACAGAAAAGGAGCAGGCGGAGAGAGATCTTTCTGATTTTTTAATACAGTTAAAAGAACTGGGTATATCAGGATGA
- a CDS encoding HAD family hydrolase, translating into MDKIRLLAFDVDGTLFSTENIIAGTYQSAIRRFSESSGENILVPSKEAIINEIGKPVKTIFRNLLPDISEEERDIISRSVLHILCEKIENGEGHYYEGIQETIEGLNQAGFIICAASNGRYPYIESVLKTAGVFSYFDSLVTLDYEKIHQKGEILNVYKQEYRLTSKEILMIGDRASDREAADFAETYFLYCEYGHANPGEVTRYDWKVDSLLGMLGLFGLR; encoded by the coding sequence ATGGATAAGATTCGCCTCCTTGCTTTCGATGTAGATGGAACTTTATTTTCAACCGAGAATATTATTGCCGGAACCTATCAGTCAGCCATCCGGAGATTTTCGGAATCCAGCGGAGAAAACATCCTTGTTCCCTCTAAAGAAGCCATCATTAATGAAATAGGCAAACCCGTTAAAACTATTTTTAGGAATTTATTACCGGACATAAGCGAAGAAGAGCGGGATATTATTTCTCGTTCGGTTCTTCATATTCTCTGTGAAAAAATAGAAAACGGAGAAGGGCATTATTATGAAGGAATTCAGGAAACGATTGAAGGTTTAAATCAAGCCGGATTTATCATTTGTGCAGCTTCAAATGGGCGTTACCCTTATATTGAAAGTGTTTTGAAAACAGCCGGGGTATTTTCTTATTTTGATAGTTTAGTTACCCTTGATTACGAAAAAATACATCAAAAAGGAGAAATTCTGAATGTGTATAAGCAAGAATATCGCTTAACTTCCAAAGAGATCCTAATGATAGGAGATAGGGCTTCTGATAGAGAGGCTGCTGATTTTGCTGAAACCTATTTTCTATATTGTGAATATGGCCATGCGAATCCGGGAGAGGTTACTCGTTATGACTGGAAAGTTGACAGTCTCCTGGGTATGTTAGGTCTATTCGGATTAAGATAA
- a CDS encoding KamA family radical SAM protein: MKETDILQNRKILFESGNFSDYRFQLQHRIRASQLHLYFQLSKDEKIAIEKTIRLNVGTSPYYLSLSDPFDPDCPIRKTIVPRISETIHSEEESPDPLHEERLSPVRGLTRMYGDRALLFSNQECSVYCRHCMRGRKVSFNEERMDKESLDNCLNYLKNDTAVSDVVISGGDPLNLSDSRIAYILETLEKIPHIKICRIGTRNPVTLPQRFTRELCDIIEYYNTDKLSIFCNTQFNHEKECTKEAKEAVLKLLKCGVNVGNQCVLLKGINDTGEAMLALHKKLLEMRIRAYYMYDGELIPGSRGFRVPLQKGIEIIEYMRGKIGGMGIPQFVNDLPGGGGKIILSPDWYLGFHKKTRYHVFRSAISGTFHISPEPIGSEYDHTYKKVPENIWLQVKEIYKIP, encoded by the coding sequence ATGAAAGAAACTGATATATTGCAAAATAGAAAAATACTTTTTGAAAGCGGAAATTTCTCGGACTACCGCTTTCAGCTCCAACATCGTATTCGAGCTTCGCAACTTCATCTATACTTCCAACTCAGCAAGGATGAAAAAATAGCCATAGAAAAAACCATTCGCTTGAATGTAGGAACCAGCCCGTATTATCTTTCCCTGTCCGATCCTTTTGATCCCGACTGTCCCATTCGAAAGACTATCGTTCCGAGGATATCAGAAACTATTCATTCAGAGGAAGAAAGTCCGGATCCTCTCCATGAAGAAAGACTTTCCCCGGTGCGAGGACTTACACGTATGTACGGAGATAGGGCTCTTCTCTTTTCTAACCAGGAATGCTCTGTATATTGCCGACATTGTATGCGTGGAAGAAAAGTCTCCTTCAACGAAGAACGAATGGATAAAGAATCCCTTGATAATTGTTTAAATTATCTCAAAAACGACACAGCCGTTAGCGATGTAGTTATATCCGGTGGTGATCCATTAAACCTGAGTGATTCCCGGATTGCCTACATATTAGAAACTCTTGAAAAAATCCCGCACATTAAAATCTGCCGTATCGGAACCCGAAACCCGGTTACCCTTCCTCAAAGATTCACCAGAGAGTTATGTGATATTATAGAATATTATAATACTGATAAATTATCGATTTTTTGTAATACACAATTTAACCACGAAAAGGAATGTACAAAAGAAGCCAAAGAAGCTGTTTTAAAACTTTTAAAATGCGGAGTGAATGTAGGCAATCAGTGCGTACTCTTGAAAGGCATTAACGATACAGGTGAAGCCATGTTAGCTTTACATAAAAAACTACTCGAAATGCGTATAAGAGCCTATTATATGTATGATGGAGAGTTAATTCCGGGTTCAAGGGGTTTTCGGGTTCCCCTACAAAAAGGCATTGAAATTATTGAATACATGAGAGGAAAAATAGGGGGAATGGGTATACCTCAATTTGTAAACGATCTGCCCGGAGGGGGAGGTAAAATCATTCTTTCACCTGATTGGTATCTCGGCTTTCACAAAAAAACAAGATACCACGTTTTTCGCTCGGCGATAAGTGGTACCTTCCACATCAGTCCGGAGCCAATAGGCTCGGAATATGATCATACCTACAAAAAAGTTCCGGAAAATATCTGGTTACAGGTTAAAGAAATTTATAAAATTCCATAG
- a CDS encoding radical SAM protein, with product MQKVLLLQLPIIPPAYYATTGNVPLAAACLLVSALKQGLDKKNYQFEILDLDIMDKEGDEKILNTILKKDPSYLAFSLYLWNSERSLYIAREVKKNKKDVVIIVGGPEVNLDNPHIFKNNCIDYYVEGEGEVTFSKLLEELYQGNKMPLLPGLYYPGMSISDFRSYIPDFLLSEYPSPYLNSVLPVQASIPVYLETVRGCKSSCTYCFYPKSSSRLRSLELSEIQVLLQKLKDSGAKELVFLDPTFNHRQSFEDLLDMMSSLNLKGQCNMFAELRAEGLNQKLARKLSEAGFTKIEIGLQSINTETLKKIQRYGNPKKVAEVARLLEEEGMDLLLDLIVGLPGDTPEDVLSGVDFFIEEGLTDYLQIFPLSVLPGTVMRGEAEKEGLKFLDTPPYYIQKTKSFTYKQIQETLEEVEYRLDYRIDEYPRPHLVDFEYGQSDVYKINYNEYSENMMQLLIGPASSHHAIWFTGKDLFSQKESIIKALRIRKEIDPFCILDVVLNPEENFPLDLLDYIKKELETYPSTYIKRQLAFREEDMQHRLIILLPLHHTCSLDWVLVCMNEVRVYKDTWVWDTLRFLPELGMSLPAARILDPKIDSDTFERLKEEADPEAISFASRLLEKRWTAEVLGYERQ from the coding sequence ATGCAGAAAGTTTTATTATTACAGTTACCGATTATTCCACCTGCTTATTATGCTACAACGGGGAATGTTCCATTGGCGGCCGCCTGTCTTCTTGTCTCAGCGTTAAAACAGGGTCTTGATAAGAAAAATTATCAATTTGAAATATTAGATCTGGATATTATGGATAAAGAGGGTGATGAAAAGATCCTGAATACCATATTAAAAAAAGATCCTTCTTATCTTGCTTTCTCTTTATACCTTTGGAATTCCGAAAGAAGTCTCTATATTGCTCGTGAAGTAAAAAAGAATAAAAAAGATGTGGTTATTATAGTAGGAGGGCCGGAGGTCAATCTGGATAATCCTCATATTTTTAAGAATAACTGTATTGATTACTATGTGGAGGGGGAAGGGGAAGTAACCTTTTCTAAACTATTAGAAGAATTGTATCAAGGAAATAAAATGCCTTTGCTCCCCGGTTTATATTACCCCGGTATGTCTATTTCAGATTTTCGATCTTATATCCCTGATTTTTTATTGAGTGAATATCCATCTCCCTATCTGAATTCTGTTTTGCCCGTTCAAGCTTCTATTCCTGTTTACTTAGAAACAGTAAGAGGTTGTAAATCTTCCTGTACCTATTGTTTTTATCCAAAAAGTAGTTCCAGATTACGTTCATTAGAATTATCTGAAATACAAGTCCTTTTGCAAAAGCTTAAGGATTCAGGAGCAAAAGAGCTGGTTTTTTTAGATCCTACATTTAATCACAGACAGTCATTTGAAGACTTATTAGATATGATGAGTTCACTGAATCTTAAGGGACAATGCAATATGTTTGCAGAACTCAGAGCTGAGGGGCTTAATCAAAAGCTTGCCCGTAAGCTTTCGGAGGCCGGATTTACTAAAATCGAAATTGGCCTGCAATCCATAAACACGGAAACTTTAAAGAAAATTCAGAGATATGGTAATCCGAAAAAAGTAGCAGAGGTGGCAAGACTTTTAGAAGAAGAGGGGATGGATTTATTACTGGATTTGATAGTCGGGTTACCCGGTGACACACCTGAGGATGTTTTATCCGGTGTGGATTTTTTTATAGAGGAAGGACTTACGGATTATTTACAAATTTTTCCTCTGTCTGTATTACCGGGGACTGTTATGCGCGGAGAGGCCGAAAAAGAAGGATTGAAATTTTTAGATACTCCACCTTATTATATTCAAAAAACAAAATCTTTTACTTATAAACAAATACAAGAAACTCTTGAAGAAGTAGAATACAGACTTGATTATCGAATCGATGAATATCCGAGACCGCATCTTGTAGATTTTGAATACGGACAATCAGATGTTTATAAAATTAATTATAACGAATATTCAGAAAATATGATGCAATTATTAATAGGACCGGCAAGTTCTCATCATGCTATCTGGTTTACCGGTAAGGATTTATTTTCTCAAAAAGAAAGCATTATCAAAGCCCTGCGAATTCGAAAAGAAATCGATCCGTTTTGTATTCTGGATGTTGTTTTGAATCCTGAAGAAAATTTCCCTTTAGATCTATTGGACTATATAAAAAAAGAATTAGAAACTTATCCTTCTACATACATTAAACGACAATTAGCTTTTCGTGAAGAAGATATGCAACATCGTTTGATTATTTTATTACCCCTGCATCATACTTGTAGTCTGGATTGGGTCCTGGTCTGTATGAACGAAGTCAGGGTTTATAAGGATACCTGGGTATGGGATACCCTGCGTTTTCTTCCTGAATTAGGTATGAGTCTACCGGCTGCCCGGATTTTAGATCCTAAAATTGACAGCGATACCTTCGAGCGTTTAAAGGAAGAAGCTGACCCGGAAGCTATTTCTTTTGCTTCAAGACTTTTGGAAAAGAGATGGACAGCGGAAGTTCTTGGATACGAACGACAGTAA